Within Sorangiineae bacterium MSr11367, the genomic segment TTGGGTACCAGCGGGCGCATTTAGCACGCTTTTCTATGAAATTTGAGCACCAGGCGCCTTGCAGTGTGGCGCATTCGCGTGCTACCCCTCGGCCGTCTCCCAATGAGCACGACCACCGACATCCGCAAAGGTCTTCGCATCCAGATCGACGGCGTTCCCTATCACGTCGTCGACCACCAGTTCGTCAAGCCCGGCAAGGGCCAGGCGTTCACACGCTGTCGCGTGCGAAACCTGGTGAACGGCAACGTCATCGAGCGCACGTGGAAATCGGGCGAGTCGGTGGAGTTGGCCGACGTCGAAGAGCGCAAGATGACGTACTCCTGGGAGGAGTCCGACACCTTCGTCTTCATGGAAATCGCCACGGGCGACCAGATCCACGTGGAAAAAGACAAGGTGGGCGATGCCGCCCGCTTCCTCGGCGAGGGCCTGGAGGTGGAGGTCACCCTCTTCAACGGCAGCGCCATCGGTGTGGATCTCCCCGCCAACGTCATCATGCAGGTCGTCGAAAGCGAGCCTGGCATCAAGGGCGACACCGCCAGCGGCGCCACCAAGCCCGCCAAGCTCGTTACGGGCGCCACGGTGAACGTTCCGCTCTTCATCAAAGAAGGCGAGTGGATCAAGGTCGACACGTCGACCGGGCAGTACCTCGAGCGCGTCAACAAGTAGCGTCGGGGCACATCGCCTGAGGGCGCTTCGCCCAGCTGGCCTGGCCAAACGTCGCCGGGCGACGAACAATGTGAGCAATGCGGCATCCAGGGGGAGTGCGTTGCCTCGCATTTTTGGCGTCCTTTGCAGCATCCATCGCGCTCGGCACGTTGGCCGCGTCGTGCAGCGATTCGCCCTCACCCCCCGTGGTGGATGCGGCCGTCGATGCAAACCTCGATGCCGGCGATGGGGCTGCCGCGACGTTGGGGCTCCCGTGCGCCGTGGACAGCGTCCTGGCGCGCAACTGCCGCAGCTGCCATTCGAACCCGCCCCAGTTTGGCGCGCCCATGTCGCTGGTCAGCTGGGAGGATTTGCAGGCGACCTCGCCCGTGGATTCGAGCGCGAAGATTTACCAGCGCGTGGGCGTGCGCATCCACAATGACGACGACCCCATGCCCAAGCCGCCCAACCCGCGGCTGGGTATCGCGGACCTCGCCATTTTGGACGACTACATCGCCACGGGCGCGCCGCGTTCGGGCAATTCGTGCACGGCGGTGGGCGCCGACGGCGGGCCGGTGCCGCTCGATTGCACGCCCGATGTGCACATGCTCCCCAAGAGCCGTTGGACCATGCCCAAGGACCGGCCCGACGAATACGTCTGCTACGGCTTCGACATCGCGCAAGCGACGAAGCGTCACGGTATCGCCTTCGCGCCGAAGATCGACAACACGCGGCTGGTGCACCACGTGGTGCTCTTTCAATCGGACGAGCCCGTGGACGCCACGCCGCACGCGTGCAGCCCCGTCGGATCCATTGCGTGGCGTCTCGTCTTCGGGTGGGCGCCGGGCGGCCAGAACCTCCTCTTGCCCCCGGAGGCCGGCTTCCCGCTGGAGGGCACCAGCCACTACGTCGCGCAGATTCACTACAACAACGCCACGGGCCTGGAGGGCGAGAGCGACGGTTCCGGCTTCGACATGTGCACGACGTCCGACCTTCGCCGTTACGACGCCGACGTGATGGCCTTCGGCTCGCAGAATTTCGAGATTCCCAGGCAAAGCCGGCACGACGTCAATTGCACTTTTACGGTTCCGTCGTCGTTCCAAGAGGTGCACACGTTTTCCGTGATGCCGCACATGCACAAGCTCGGCAGGGCGCTGGTCAACACGCTTTATCCTGCAAACGAGCCGGGAAAACCGGTCGATATGGGCGCGCAATCGACGTTCGACTTCAACAACCAGGTGTGGATGCGCATTGACGCCACGCTACGGCCCGGTGACCTCGTCAAAACCCGTTGCGCTTGGACGAATACGACACAATATGACGTTTCCTTCGGACAAAACACCGAGGACGAGATGTGCTACGCCTTCACCATGTACTATCCGCGCATCGACAACTCGGGGTGGACCTGGGCACTCCCCGCCGCCGCCGCGCGGTGTGCGAAGGCGGAATGAGGCGAATTGACGCAAAGCAACGCGATTGGAGATCATAGAAATACGTGACGGAGATCTACGGTAACAAAACAGGTCTCTCGCCCGCGGCGGTGCGCACGTTGGAGCGTATCTACCGGCGGCGGGTTCCCATCGAACATCTGACCACGCCGGAGCTGGTTCGCTCGCTGGTCGACGCGTCCGTCGAGACGGGGCGCCAAGTTGGTGCGCTCGTGCATCGCTCGGGGCAGGTCGACTACGTCGTCGTGGGCGATGCGGGCAAGTTGATGCTGCCGGACATCGGGCGTCTGCGCGCCGCCGAGGGTCGCTTCCGCGGCCTGCGGTTGATCCACACGCACGTCCGCGGTGAGGCCCTCTCCCGCGACGACTTGGTGGACCTCGTGCGCCTGCGGCTCGACCTGGTGGCGGCCATTCAGATGGCGCCGGGTGGGGATCCACGTTCGATCACGTACGCGCACAACGTGCCGGGGAATCCACCGTACCGCGAAATCGGCC encodes:
- the efp gene encoding elongation factor P is translated as MSTTTDIRKGLRIQIDGVPYHVVDHQFVKPGKGQAFTRCRVRNLVNGNVIERTWKSGESVELADVEERKMTYSWEESDTFVFMEIATGDQIHVEKDKVGDAARFLGEGLEVEVTLFNGSAIGVDLPANVIMQVVESEPGIKGDTASGATKPAKLVTGATVNVPLFIKEGEWIKVDTSTGQYLERVNK
- a CDS encoding peptidylglycine alpha-amidating monooxygenase; its protein translation is MRCLAFLASFAASIALGTLAASCSDSPSPPVVDAAVDANLDAGDGAAATLGLPCAVDSVLARNCRSCHSNPPQFGAPMSLVSWEDLQATSPVDSSAKIYQRVGVRIHNDDDPMPKPPNPRLGIADLAILDDYIATGAPRSGNSCTAVGADGGPVPLDCTPDVHMLPKSRWTMPKDRPDEYVCYGFDIAQATKRHGIAFAPKIDNTRLVHHVVLFQSDEPVDATPHACSPVGSIAWRLVFGWAPGGQNLLLPPEAGFPLEGTSHYVAQIHYNNATGLEGESDGSGFDMCTTSDLRRYDADVMAFGSQNFEIPRQSRHDVNCTFTVPSSFQEVHTFSVMPHMHKLGRALVNTLYPANEPGKPVDMGAQSTFDFNNQVWMRIDATLRPGDLVKTRCAWTNTTQYDVSFGQNTEDEMCYAFTMYYPRIDNSGWTWALPAAAARCAKAE